A window of the Branchiibius hedensis genome harbors these coding sequences:
- a CDS encoding MBL fold metallo-hydrolase, with translation MTYDGRVSPGGPWAVRELPEATIYKLAVSEMSNNVYLIEDRVTHDALLIDAADDWPAIAEMIENSGARVRTILTTHRHWDHVRALQEAVEATGAQTAAGADDADAIPVRTDVLLSDGDQLTVGGLTLDVIALRGHTPGSVAVAFNSADGPQLFTGDSLFPGGVGATNHYDYQSFPSLIADVSDRVFDVYDDAWIYPGHGDDTTLAAERPHLQEWRDRGW, from the coding sequence ATGACGTACGACGGTCGGGTGAGCCCCGGCGGACCGTGGGCGGTCCGGGAGTTGCCGGAGGCGACGATCTACAAGCTCGCCGTCTCCGAGATGAGCAACAACGTGTACCTGATCGAGGACCGGGTGACGCACGATGCCTTGCTCATCGACGCCGCCGACGACTGGCCGGCCATCGCGGAGATGATCGAGAACAGCGGGGCGCGGGTGCGCACCATCCTGACCACGCACCGCCACTGGGATCACGTGCGTGCGTTGCAGGAGGCCGTCGAAGCCACCGGCGCCCAGACCGCCGCCGGCGCGGACGACGCCGACGCCATCCCGGTGCGCACTGACGTCCTCCTCTCCGACGGTGACCAGTTGACCGTTGGCGGCCTGACGTTGGATGTCATCGCGCTGCGGGGTCATACGCCCGGATCGGTGGCCGTGGCCTTCAACAGCGCGGACGGCCCCCAACTCTTCACCGGCGACTCTCTCTTCCCGGGCGGCGTCGGCGCCACGAATCACTATGACTACCAGTCATTCCCGTCGCTGATCGCCGACGTCTCGGATCGAGTGTTCGACGTGTACGACGATGCCTGGATCTACCCGGGCCACGGCGACGACACGACGCTGGCCGCCGAGCGACCGCACCTGCAGGAGTGGCGCGACCGAGGCTGGTGA
- a CDS encoding C40 family peptidase, which produces MTADVPDHPGWLAALDASGPEADRLSLHGRLDTELVEGEPFVVDDQTDDGWSHGYAAWQPSAKDERGYPGWVRTAHLERAERQEVPPLRSPRIVPRPELFLQRAQEYAGTKYLWGGSAPDAVDCSSLVHNSARWLGIVVPRDADDQADALSAVPVDDAQPGDLYFFAQPGKRIHHVGIVTGPRRMLHAPETGATVVEEALSPERMTTLVAAARIPGLMR; this is translated from the coding sequence GTGACGGCCGACGTACCCGATCATCCGGGCTGGTTGGCCGCGCTCGATGCGTCGGGTCCAGAAGCGGACCGGCTCTCCTTGCACGGGCGTCTGGACACCGAGTTGGTCGAGGGCGAACCGTTCGTGGTGGACGACCAGACCGATGACGGATGGAGCCACGGGTACGCCGCGTGGCAGCCGAGCGCCAAGGACGAGCGGGGCTATCCGGGCTGGGTGCGGACCGCTCACCTGGAGCGTGCTGAGCGCCAGGAAGTTCCGCCGCTTCGATCTCCTCGGATCGTGCCGCGGCCGGAGTTGTTCCTCCAGCGTGCCCAGGAGTACGCCGGTACGAAGTACCTCTGGGGCGGCTCGGCGCCCGATGCGGTCGACTGCTCCTCGTTGGTGCACAACAGTGCCCGCTGGTTGGGCATCGTCGTACCGCGGGACGCCGACGACCAGGCGGACGCTCTGTCCGCAGTACCCGTCGATGACGCACAACCCGGAGACCTGTACTTCTTCGCACAGCCCGGCAAACGGATCCACCACGTCGGCATCGTGACCGGGCCACGCCGTATGTTGCACGCACCCGAGACCGGCGCGACGGTCGTCGAGGAAGCACTCTCCCCCGAGCGGATGACGACCCTGGTGGCGGCGGCCCGGATCCCCGGTCTTATGCGGTGA
- a CDS encoding EamA family transporter: MTAQPFTSRGDRVPAPLLVLAGIVSVQFGGALAATLLPLVGAPGSVALRLAIGALIMLVVARPRWTGRSRRDWLAVSAYAAALGCMNLSFYGSLERLPIGVAVTIEFVGPLVLSAVLSRRPRDAIAVLAAAVGVVLISGALTTPWSELDLVGIGLALAAGGFWALYILTSGWTGARFERLDGLTIAMCLASAVVVPLGLLSAGSALFHPEALLKGFGIAILSSVLPYSFELLALRRLSPQVFGILLSLEPAAAALAGLIVLHQRLTPVQLVGMALVVSASVAVLTGRQVVDNEPIAEQ, translated from the coding sequence GTGACCGCACAGCCGTTCACGTCCCGCGGCGACCGGGTGCCGGCACCGCTGTTGGTGCTGGCCGGGATCGTCTCGGTGCAGTTCGGCGGAGCGCTCGCGGCGACCCTGCTGCCGTTGGTCGGCGCACCCGGATCGGTGGCGTTGCGCCTGGCCATCGGTGCGCTGATCATGTTGGTCGTTGCTCGGCCGCGGTGGACGGGACGCAGCCGGCGGGACTGGCTGGCGGTCTCGGCGTACGCCGCGGCGCTCGGCTGCATGAACCTGTCGTTCTACGGCTCGCTGGAGCGGCTACCGATCGGTGTCGCGGTCACCATCGAATTCGTTGGCCCGCTGGTGCTTTCCGCGGTCCTGTCGCGCCGGCCGCGCGACGCGATCGCGGTTCTTGCGGCGGCGGTCGGCGTCGTCCTGATCTCGGGGGCGTTGACAACACCGTGGTCGGAACTGGATCTCGTAGGGATCGGCCTGGCGCTGGCGGCCGGTGGTTTCTGGGCGCTTTACATCCTCACCAGCGGCTGGACGGGTGCTCGGTTCGAACGGCTCGACGGGTTGACCATCGCGATGTGCCTGGCCTCAGCGGTGGTCGTGCCCCTTGGGCTTCTGTCCGCCGGATCGGCTCTCTTCCACCCGGAAGCGCTGCTGAAGGGATTCGGCATCGCGATCCTGTCCTCTGTGCTGCCGTACTCGTTCGAGCTTCTCGCGTTGCGTCGGTTGTCGCCGCAGGTGTTCGGCATTCTGCTCAGTCTTGAACCGGCCGCGGCCGCTCTGGCCGGGCTGATCGTGCTGCATCAGCGCCTGACTCCGGTGCAACTGGTCGGGATGGCGTTGGTGGTCTCGGCGAGCGTGGCCGTGCTGACCGGTCGCCAGGTGGTCGACAACGAGCCGATCGCCGAGCAATAG